The genomic segment TCGTCTTCATCGGACGGTGGAGCAAGTCGCGCGACAGCGCGACGCGTTTCGCCGGGCGCGACATCGCGCTCTCGACGGTCGCAGGCGCGCTCTTCGCCGCCGATCTCACGCTCTGGGCCGTGGGCATCCGCTTCACGACCGTCTCGAGCGCGATGCTCATGGTCAGTACCGATCCGATCTGGATCGCGCTCTTCAGCGCGCTCTTCTTCGGAGAACGGCCGCGACCGCTCGCGATCGTCGGGATCGGCGTCGCCGTCTGCGGCACGGCGATCGTCGCCGGCATGGATATGCGCGTGTCGGGGACCGCACTGCTCGGCGATGGCCTCGCGCTCGCGGCAGCGCTCGTCGAGACGTGGTACCTCCTGCTCGGCAGACGCGTGCGCATGCGCGTGGATGCGCCGCGCTACGCAACCATCGTCTATGCCGCCTGTGCGGCTTGCATGTGGATCGCGATGTTCGCGTCCGGCACATCGCCTGCGGTCAGTCTCCACGACCTCGGGTTCGCGCTGCTGCTCGCGCTCGTCGTGACGGTCGGCGGACACACGCTCATCTCGCATTCACTGGGGCTCATGCCTGCCACCGTCGTCGGCGTGGCGATCCTCGCGCAGCCGCCCATCGCCGCACTGCTCGCGTATCTCTTCCTGCATCAGACGATTCCGTTGACGACGGCCATCGGAGGGCTTGTCGCGCTTGCGGGGCTCGGTATTGTCGCGTATGCGAACGAATTGAAAAATCCCGGCATCGAAGCCGGCGCGATCTGATGCGAGGTGCCACCGGCCACTTGCGGGGAATGAGCGGCAGTCGCGGTGCGGCGTTGAAGGAGCAGCATTGGCTAAGCGTGCGCTGATCACGGGCATCACCGGTCAAGACGGATCGTATCTGGCGGAATTTCTGCTGGCGAAGGGTTACGATGTCTACGGCATCACCCGCCGTTCCAGCACCAATTCGTTCGACCGGATCGCGCACATCGTCGACAAGATCACATTGCTCTCGGGCGATCTGCTCGACGAGCACTCGCTCGCGACCGCGATCCGCGAAGCGCAGCCGGACGAGGTCTACAATCTTGCGGCGCAATCGTTCGTGCCCACATCGTGGGCGCAGCCCGTGCTCACCGCCGAGTTCACAGCGGTCGGCGTCACGCGATTGCTCGAGGCGCTGCGCGGTCTGAAACCCGATGCGCGCTTCTATCAAGCCTCGAGCAGCGAGATGTTCGGCAAAGTCGTGCAGACACCGCAGAACGAAAGCACGCCCTTCTATCCGCGCAGCCCCTACGGCGTCGCCAAGGTCTATGGCCATTGGATAACGGTGAACTACCGCGAGTCGTACGGCTTATATGCCTGTTCGGGCATACTTTTCAATCATGAAAGCGTGCCGGCGAACACGCCGGTCATCGTCCGCCAGCGCGGCCTCATCGATGTCGTGCCGATCGGTGAAGTCTTACGTGTGCGGCCGAAGGGGCCGGCTCTGCAGCGCTTCGCGACTGAGGCCCTCGAAGTCTGGGACGGCGAGCGGTTTGTCGACGTCCTCGGCGGCACCGCGTACCACCATGCGCCTTCGCGCTCTGACAAAGGCGTCACTCGCATCGAGGCACGCTGCGGCACGGTCACGGCGACACGCGACCACGTCGTGTTCATGGACGGCTGCGAGCGCCCAGCGGGCGAGGTCTTACCGGGTGACTCGATGCGGCGCGCGATGCTGCCCGCTCCGCCGGAGACGACCGCGATCAGCCACGATTTGGCGTGGCTCCTCGGCGCGTTCGTCGGCGACGGTTCGGCTTACGAACGCGATGGTCACGTCCGCGCGAAGTTCACGAACAACGACGGAGAGTTGCGAAAGCGATTCGCCGACACATGGCAGCGCGTCTCGTGCGGCTGGTCGACCGAGGGTCGGACATCGTCCGGTTTCCGGCCGGATGCGACCGTCGGTGCACTGGCCCTGAACGGCGCGGCCGCGTTCGCTGCCTGGATGCACGACATCTGCTATACCGAAGACGGCATGAAACGCGTTCCCCAAATCGTTCTCAACGCGGATGCGCACACGTGGACGTGGTTCTTAGACGGATACAACGCGACCGATGGCCTCAAGCGCGGCAATGCGCGCCACCCGTTCAAGAACTTCAAGACCAATTCGCCGGTGCTCGCTATGGGGTTGTGGTGGATGGCGCGCACGGCGTTCGACGTGGATCTCGTGCTCAACGTCGACCACGGACCGAGCGAGCGGCCTGGTGCGTTCTACGCGATAAATCTGCGCACGCCGCTCTTGACTGGCAAAGGCCGCCATCTGCGGCGAGAGCTCGCAGAAGTCAAACGAGTTACACCGCTGCCCGCATACGACGGTTGGCTCTATGATTTGTCCACCACCAGTGAGCGTTTTCACGCCGGCGTAGGAGAATGCGTCATCCACAACTCTCCGCGACGCGGGTTGGAATTCGTCACTCGAAAGGTGACCGATGCTGCCGCGCGCATCAAGCTCGGATTGGCTGAAGAGCTGCGGCTCGGCAATCTTGACGCGCGCCGCGACTGGGGATTCGCCGGCGATTACGTGGACGCGATGTGGCGCATGCTGCAGCAAGACGAGCCCGACGACTACGTCATCTCAACGGGCGAGACGCGCAGCGTCCAGGAGCTCGTAGAGGCCGCATTCGGCGTCGTCGGACTCGACTGGCGCAAACATGTCGTGCTCGATCCGAAGTTCATCAGGCCCGCCGAAGTCGACGTGCTCGTCGGCGATGCGTCCAAAGCGAAGGCCGCATTCGGCTGGTCTCCCAAGACGACGTTCGCCGAACTCATCAAGATGATGGTGGATGCGGATCTCGCAAGGCTGCGCAGTTAGAAATACATGCGCTCGCTAGTCACCGGAGCCGATGGCTTCGTCGGGCAGTGGCTCGTCCGCGAGCTGTTGGACGCGGGCGATGCCGTGTTCGGCGGCGCGCGATCGCGTCGCATGGCGCTTCACACGCTCGGCGAACCCGCTGCTCAGCGCGTGGAATGGCGGCAGCTCGATCTTTCGGATGCCAATTCCTTAACAGCCGCCGTTCGCGATGCAAGGCCCGATGTGGTCTATCATCTCGCAGCGCAGTCTTCGGTCCCCGCCTCGATCGCCGATCCGGCCGACACCCTTGAAGTCAACCTCATGGGCACCATCCGTCTGCTCGAAGCGTGCAGGCGGGAAGCACCCGATGCGGCCGTCATCGTCGTGGGATCAGCGGATGCCTACGGCAACGCGGATCCTGCTTTGATGCCGCTGCGCGAAAGCGCACCGCTCCGGCCGCTCAATCCATATGCGGCCAGTAAAGCCGCAGCCGAAGTCGCGACGCTGCAATATGCGCGGTGCGGATGGGCGCGCGCGCTTGCGACGCGATCGTTCAATCATACCGGGCCCGGACAGAGCGATCTCTTCGCGGCACCGGCTTTTGCGCGACAGGTCGCCGCGATCGCACGCGGCGACCAGAAGCCCGTTCTGCGCGTCGGCAATCTGACGGCCCGGCGCGATTTTCTCGACGTGCGCGATGTCGCGGCCGCATATCGCGCGCTCGGCGCACGCGGCGCGCCGTGCAAAGTATATAACGTCTGCAGCGGTGATTCGGTCAGCATGCGCGAGATCGTCGACGCGCTCTTGGAAATCGCCGGCGTGAAAGTGTCGATCGAAGAAGATCCGGCTCGCATGCGCCCATCGGATACGCCGCTGCTGGTTGGCGACGCCTCGGCACTGCGCCGCGACACCGGCTGGAAGCCGACCATTCCATTGGATCGCACGCTACGCGATTTGTACGCGTCGTTTTTTTGAAAGAAGGGGCCGACGCCAGTCGGCCCAGGCCACGTTCGGCAGGGCCGACTGGCGTCGGCCCCTTCAGATAGGATAAAGGTCGCGTCGTCGTTCGAAATAAATCTAGCGGGCCATGCACGTGAACTCAGGCGGGTTCCGAACGCTCGTCTTCAAGAATCGCGGCGCGTTACTTGTGCCCGTTGCGCTCGTGCTGCTCGTCTTGGGCAGACCGACGATGCAGAGCGCGCTGATCGGCGTCATCGTCGCGGCGATCGGGGAGGCGATTCGGATCTGGGCCGTCGGCTACTCAGGCGTGACCACGCGCGCCGCGATCGTCACTGCGCCGACGCTCATCACGGGCGGTCCCTACGGTGCAGTGCGCAACCCGCTCTACTTGGCAAACGCGATAATCGCGCTCGGATTTTTGATCGCGTTCGCCGGCGGCGTCTCACCGCTCGAAGGCGCCATCATGACGGCGGTCGTCGCGCTGCTCGTCTGCGGCGTGTACGCGATCATCATTCCGCTGGAAGAATCCTATCTCGCCGGCGTGTTCGGTGAGAGGTATCGGCGCTACGTCAAGGCGGTGCCGAGCATCATGCCGGTCGGCAGCCGGCTTGCCCCCGAAGATCGCTACGGCAAATGGCGAGCAGAAGTTATCGCGCGCGCCGAGATCATCACATTGGCGTTTTTCGTCGTGATGATCGTGGTGGTCGCCCTGAAATTGGGGCCGTGGCGCGATTATGGGGTGTTTTTCTGAGCGGTTGTCCCGGTCGGAATGCCTTGCCGATCAAGACAAGACCGGGCGCCAAAATATTCCGCATCGTGGGACCAAATCA from the Candidatus Eremiobacteraceae bacterium genome contains:
- a CDS encoding GDP-mannose 4,6-dehydratase, with the protein product MRSLVTGADGFVGQWLVRELLDAGDAVFGGARSRRMALHTLGEPAAQRVEWRQLDLSDANSLTAAVRDARPDVVYHLAAQSSVPASIADPADTLEVNLMGTIRLLEACRREAPDAAVIVVGSADAYGNADPALMPLRESAPLRPLNPYAASKAAAEVATLQYARCGWARALATRSFNHTGPGQSDLFAAPAFARQVAAIARGDQKPVLRVGNLTARRDFLDVRDVAAAYRALGARGAPCKVYNVCSGDSVSMREIVDALLEIAGVKVSIEEDPARMRPSDTPLLVGDASALRRDTGWKPTIPLDRTLRDLYASFF
- a CDS encoding methyltransferase, translated to MHVNSGGFRTLVFKNRGALLVPVALVLLVLGRPTMQSALIGVIVAAIGEAIRIWAVGYSGVTTRAAIVTAPTLITGGPYGAVRNPLYLANAIIALGFLIAFAGGVSPLEGAIMTAVVALLVCGVYAIIIPLEESYLAGVFGERYRRYVKAVPSIMPVGSRLAPEDRYGKWRAEVIARAEIITLAFFVVMIVVVALKLGPWRDYGVFF
- a CDS encoding GDP-mannose 4,6-dehydratase, encoding MAKRALITGITGQDGSYLAEFLLAKGYDVYGITRRSSTNSFDRIAHIVDKITLLSGDLLDEHSLATAIREAQPDEVYNLAAQSFVPTSWAQPVLTAEFTAVGVTRLLEALRGLKPDARFYQASSSEMFGKVVQTPQNESTPFYPRSPYGVAKVYGHWITVNYRESYGLYACSGILFNHESVPANTPVIVRQRGLIDVVPIGEVLRVRPKGPALQRFATEALEVWDGERFVDVLGGTAYHHAPSRSDKGVTRIEARCGTVTATRDHVVFMDGCERPAGEVLPGDSMRRAMLPAPPETTAISHDLAWLLGAFVGDGSAYERDGHVRAKFTNNDGELRKRFADTWQRVSCGWSTEGRTSSGFRPDATVGALALNGAAAFAAWMHDICYTEDGMKRVPQIVLNADAHTWTWFLDGYNATDGLKRGNARHPFKNFKTNSPVLAMGLWWMARTAFDVDLVLNVDHGPSERPGAFYAINLRTPLLTGKGRHLRRELAEVKRVTPLPAYDGWLYDLSTTSERFHAGVGECVIHNSPRRGLEFVTRKVTDAAARIKLGLAEELRLGNLDARRDWGFAGDYVDAMWRMLQQDEPDDYVISTGETRSVQELVEAAFGVVGLDWRKHVVLDPKFIRPAEVDVLVGDASKAKAAFGWSPKTTFAELIKMMVDADLARLRS
- a CDS encoding DMT family transporter, translated to MIAQTQRGGPIAARYALLLAGVTGLACAGIFYSLSAAPPIAMVAYRSLFAAVLILPLVFIGRWSKSRDSATRFAGRDIALSTVAGALFAADLTLWAVGIRFTTVSSAMLMVSTDPIWIALFSALFFGERPRPLAIVGIGVAVCGTAIVAGMDMRVSGTALLGDGLALAAALVETWYLLLGRRVRMRVDAPRYATIVYAACAACMWIAMFASGTSPAVSLHDLGFALLLALVVTVGGHTLISHSLGLMPATVVGVAILAQPPIAALLAYLFLHQTIPLTTAIGGLVALAGLGIVAYANELKNPGIEAGAI